In Tribolium castaneum strain GA2 chromosome 4, icTriCast1.1, whole genome shotgun sequence, one DNA window encodes the following:
- the LOC664132 gene encoding uncharacterized protein LOC664132 isoform X1: MASLIDYFRNWQCMNSLCEEWPMRKNGGARKCLLLCMVLTLIIMFFYYTQFSIHAFDEEFVLNYSRTKLWGEERYLINTSKCRIRNIDPFNEEVKKYYHRENYVPCSNKELLSYVEITDSLTTLHINQSLVTAYSVLKISCCYSSINRIVQKNRSDDGISVSECVPFEGSVEITDNVVLVLCKNSLGSEIYKNVHAVVTPRDLPPRKKQLPQTSNFTGVVLVGIDSISKLNLVRTMPKTYTFLEGHDFLNLRGYTKIDDNTFPNLMAILTGKRWEEVYKHCAPDKNTMNNCDIIWDKFNDLGFITAYVEDMTEIGTFNYNNRLGFGAPPTDFYFRHYMIASERLPSIRRSHTCSGPENTGERIMNLAKDFLTIKHYPKFGLFWMNSFSHDNINLPSSMDEKIVSFLKDIYDRLDNTILVFFSDHGFRFGDIRNTHTGWLEERLPFIYLHFPPTFKQQYSKEYLNFLINTKRLTTPFDLHMTLQDVLLLANQSYKVRPSQACPKCHSLFQEIQESRTCEDAAIDQHWCVCKGHAYINPLTPIVQKAADFMVGKINAIVRSGDGGNLCAHYYLKKVTSSGLSDEYQNEANQSVSFLLIMIETRPPAKFEATIEIGAKGNKPDFRLLGDISRTNRYGDNSKCIKNWLQKYCYCDGLFTSIKSAICHFLNCI; this comes from the exons atGGCATCACTTATTGATTACTTTAGAAATTGGCAATGCATGAATAGCTTATGCGAA GAATGGCCTATGAGAAAAAACGGAGGAGCGCGGAAATGCCTACTTTTGTGTATGGTtctaactttaataattatgtttttttattacaccCAGTTTAGTATTCACGCCTTTGATGAAGAATTTGTACTAAATT ATTCCCGAACCAAACTATGGGGAGAGGAAAGATACTTAATAAACACCTCAAAGTGTCGAATTCGGAACATTGATCCTTTTAATGAGGAAGTAAAGAAGTATTACCATCGCGAAAACTATGTTCCTTGTTCCAATAAAGAACTGTTATCTTACGTTGAAATAACGGACTCTCTCACTACTTTGCATATAAACCAAAGCTTGGTAACAGCATACAGTGTTCTCAAGATTTCGTGTTGTTACTCTTCTATTAATCGAATCGTTCAAAAGAACAGGTCCGACGATGGGATTAG CGTTTCAGAATGCGTTCCCTTCGAAGGCAGTGTGGAGATAACCGATAATGTGGTTCTAGTCCTTTGCAAAAACTCGCTAGGTTCTGAGATCTACAAAAACGTCCATGCTGTGGTGACTCCTCGGGACCTCCCCCCGCGAAAAAAGCAACTTCCTCAAACCTCAAACTTCACCGGTGTTGTCTTAGTGGGAATCGACAGTATTTCGAAACTGAATCTAGTTCGTACGATGCCAAAAACGTACACTTTCTTAGAAGGGCACGATTTTCTAAATCTGAGAGGATACACCAAAATCGACGACAATACTTTTCCCAATTTGATGGCCATTTTGACGGGGAAACGGTGGGAAGAAGTGTACAAACACTGCGCCCCCGATAAGAATACGATGAATAACTGTGATATAATATGGGATAAATTTAACGATTTAGGATTTATAACGGCCTATGTTGAGGATATGACAGAGATTGGAAcgtttaattacaataataggTTAGGGTTCGGGGCTCCACCGACCGACTTTTATTTCCGACATTACATGATAGCCAGTGAACGGTTGCCTTCAATTCGGAGGTCCCACACATGTTCCGGACCGGAAAACACCGGTGAGAGAATAATGAATCTAGCCAAAGACTTTCTAACTATTAAACACTACCCGAAATTCGGACTGTTTTGGATGAACAGCTTCAGTCACGACAACATAAACTTGCCTTCCTCAATGGACGAGAAAATAGTCTCTTTCCTAAAAGACATTTACGATCGCTTGGATAACACCATCCTCGTGTTCTTCAGCGATCACGGCTTCAGGTTCGGAGACATCCGCAACACTCACACCGGATGGCTGGAGGAACGCCTTCCCTTCATCTATCTCCACTTCCCCCCAACTTTCAAGCAACAGTATTCCAAGGAGTACCTAAACTTCCTCATTAATACCAAACGTCTCACTACCCCCTTCGACCTCCACATGACTCTCCAAGACGTTCTGCTTCTCGCGAATCAAAGTTACAAAGTGCGTCCTAGTCAGGCTTGCCCCAAATGCCACTCCTTGTTCCAAGAAATTCAAGAGTCTCGCACTTGCGAAGACGCTGCTATTGATCAACACTGGTGCGTATGCAAGGGTCACGCTTACATTAACCCCTTGACCCCGATCGTACAAAAGGCCGCCGATTTTATGGTCGGGAAAATAAACGCGATTGTGAGATCAGGCGATGGAGGCAACTTATGTGCACActattatttgaaaaaggtcACTTCGTCGGGACTGTCCGACGAGTACCAGAATGAGGCGAACCAGAGTGTGAGTTTTCTCCTGATTATGATCGAGACAAGGCCACCGGCCAAGTTTGAGGCCACGATCGAAATTGGGGCAAAGGGTAACAAGCCGGATTTTCGTTTGTTAGGTGATATTAGTCGTACAAATAGGTATGGAGACAATAGCAAATGCATCAAGAATTGGTTGCAGAAATATTGCTACTGTGATGGACTATTCACTTCAATTAAAAGTGCCATATGTCATTTTTTgaattgtatttaa
- the LOC664132 gene encoding uncharacterized protein LOC664132 isoform X4: protein MRKNGGARKCLLLCMVLTLIIMFFYYTQFSIHAFDEEFVLNYSRTKLWGEERYLINTSKCRIRNIDPFNEEVKKYYHRENYVPCSNKELLSYVEITDSLTTLHINQSLVTAYSVLKISCCYSSINRIVQKNRSDDGISVSECVPFEGSVEITDNVVLVLCKNSLGSEIYKNVHAVVTPRDLPPRKKQLPQTSNFTGVVLVGIDSISKLNLVRTMPKTYTFLEGHDFLNLRGYTKIDDNTFPNLMAILTGKRWEEVYKHCAPDKNTMNNCDIIWDKFNDLGFITAYVEDMTEIGTFNYNNRLGFGAPPTDFYFRHYMIASERLPSIRRSHTCSGPENTGERIMNLAKDFLTIKHYPKFGLFWMNSFSHDNINLPSSMDEKIVSFLKDIYDRLDNTILVFFSDHGFRFGDIRNTHTGWLEERLPFIYLHFPPTFKQQYSKEYLNFLINTKRLTTPFDLHMTLQDVLLLANQSYKVRPSQACPKCHSLFQEIQESRTCEDAAIDQHWCVCKGHAYINPLTPIVQKAADFMVGKINAIVRSGDGGNLCAHYYLKKVTSSGLSDEYQNEANQSVSFLLIMIETRPPAKFEATIEIGAKGNKPDFRLLGDISRTNRYGDNSKCIKNWLQKYCYCDGLFTSIKSAICHFLNCI, encoded by the exons ATGAGAAAAAACGGAGGAGCGCGGAAATGCCTACTTTTGTGTATGGTtctaactttaataattatgtttttttattacaccCAGTTTAGTATTCACGCCTTTGATGAAGAATTTGTACTAAATT ATTCCCGAACCAAACTATGGGGAGAGGAAAGATACTTAATAAACACCTCAAAGTGTCGAATTCGGAACATTGATCCTTTTAATGAGGAAGTAAAGAAGTATTACCATCGCGAAAACTATGTTCCTTGTTCCAATAAAGAACTGTTATCTTACGTTGAAATAACGGACTCTCTCACTACTTTGCATATAAACCAAAGCTTGGTAACAGCATACAGTGTTCTCAAGATTTCGTGTTGTTACTCTTCTATTAATCGAATCGTTCAAAAGAACAGGTCCGACGATGGGATTAG CGTTTCAGAATGCGTTCCCTTCGAAGGCAGTGTGGAGATAACCGATAATGTGGTTCTAGTCCTTTGCAAAAACTCGCTAGGTTCTGAGATCTACAAAAACGTCCATGCTGTGGTGACTCCTCGGGACCTCCCCCCGCGAAAAAAGCAACTTCCTCAAACCTCAAACTTCACCGGTGTTGTCTTAGTGGGAATCGACAGTATTTCGAAACTGAATCTAGTTCGTACGATGCCAAAAACGTACACTTTCTTAGAAGGGCACGATTTTCTAAATCTGAGAGGATACACCAAAATCGACGACAATACTTTTCCCAATTTGATGGCCATTTTGACGGGGAAACGGTGGGAAGAAGTGTACAAACACTGCGCCCCCGATAAGAATACGATGAATAACTGTGATATAATATGGGATAAATTTAACGATTTAGGATTTATAACGGCCTATGTTGAGGATATGACAGAGATTGGAAcgtttaattacaataataggTTAGGGTTCGGGGCTCCACCGACCGACTTTTATTTCCGACATTACATGATAGCCAGTGAACGGTTGCCTTCAATTCGGAGGTCCCACACATGTTCCGGACCGGAAAACACCGGTGAGAGAATAATGAATCTAGCCAAAGACTTTCTAACTATTAAACACTACCCGAAATTCGGACTGTTTTGGATGAACAGCTTCAGTCACGACAACATAAACTTGCCTTCCTCAATGGACGAGAAAATAGTCTCTTTCCTAAAAGACATTTACGATCGCTTGGATAACACCATCCTCGTGTTCTTCAGCGATCACGGCTTCAGGTTCGGAGACATCCGCAACACTCACACCGGATGGCTGGAGGAACGCCTTCCCTTCATCTATCTCCACTTCCCCCCAACTTTCAAGCAACAGTATTCCAAGGAGTACCTAAACTTCCTCATTAATACCAAACGTCTCACTACCCCCTTCGACCTCCACATGACTCTCCAAGACGTTCTGCTTCTCGCGAATCAAAGTTACAAAGTGCGTCCTAGTCAGGCTTGCCCCAAATGCCACTCCTTGTTCCAAGAAATTCAAGAGTCTCGCACTTGCGAAGACGCTGCTATTGATCAACACTGGTGCGTATGCAAGGGTCACGCTTACATTAACCCCTTGACCCCGATCGTACAAAAGGCCGCCGATTTTATGGTCGGGAAAATAAACGCGATTGTGAGATCAGGCGATGGAGGCAACTTATGTGCACActattatttgaaaaaggtcACTTCGTCGGGACTGTCCGACGAGTACCAGAATGAGGCGAACCAGAGTGTGAGTTTTCTCCTGATTATGATCGAGACAAGGCCACCGGCCAAGTTTGAGGCCACGATCGAAATTGGGGCAAAGGGTAACAAGCCGGATTTTCGTTTGTTAGGTGATATTAGTCGTACAAATAGGTATGGAGACAATAGCAAATGCATCAAGAATTGGTTGCAGAAATATTGCTACTGTGATGGACTATTCACTTCAATTAAAAGTGCCATATGTCATTTTTTgaattgtatttaa
- the LOC664132 gene encoding uncharacterized protein LOC664132 isoform X2, whose protein sequence is MSFIPHKRNKDVKVFLPEWPMRKNGGARKCLLLCMVLTLIIMFFYYTQFSIHAFDEEFVLNYSRTKLWGEERYLINTSKCRIRNIDPFNEEVKKYYHRENYVPCSNKELLSYVEITDSLTTLHINQSLVTAYSVLKISCCYSSINRIVQKNRSDDGISVSECVPFEGSVEITDNVVLVLCKNSLGSEIYKNVHAVVTPRDLPPRKKQLPQTSNFTGVVLVGIDSISKLNLVRTMPKTYTFLEGHDFLNLRGYTKIDDNTFPNLMAILTGKRWEEVYKHCAPDKNTMNNCDIIWDKFNDLGFITAYVEDMTEIGTFNYNNRLGFGAPPTDFYFRHYMIASERLPSIRRSHTCSGPENTGERIMNLAKDFLTIKHYPKFGLFWMNSFSHDNINLPSSMDEKIVSFLKDIYDRLDNTILVFFSDHGFRFGDIRNTHTGWLEERLPFIYLHFPPTFKQQYSKEYLNFLINTKRLTTPFDLHMTLQDVLLLANQSYKVRPSQACPKCHSLFQEIQESRTCEDAAIDQHWCVCKGHAYINPLTPIVQKAADFMVGKINAIVRSGDGGNLCAHYYLKKVTSSGLSDEYQNEANQSVSFLLIMIETRPPAKFEATIEIGAKGNKPDFRLLGDISRTNRYGDNSKCIKNWLQKYCYCDGLFTSIKSAICHFLNCI, encoded by the exons GAATGGCCTATGAGAAAAAACGGAGGAGCGCGGAAATGCCTACTTTTGTGTATGGTtctaactttaataattatgtttttttattacaccCAGTTTAGTATTCACGCCTTTGATGAAGAATTTGTACTAAATT ATTCCCGAACCAAACTATGGGGAGAGGAAAGATACTTAATAAACACCTCAAAGTGTCGAATTCGGAACATTGATCCTTTTAATGAGGAAGTAAAGAAGTATTACCATCGCGAAAACTATGTTCCTTGTTCCAATAAAGAACTGTTATCTTACGTTGAAATAACGGACTCTCTCACTACTTTGCATATAAACCAAAGCTTGGTAACAGCATACAGTGTTCTCAAGATTTCGTGTTGTTACTCTTCTATTAATCGAATCGTTCAAAAGAACAGGTCCGACGATGGGATTAG CGTTTCAGAATGCGTTCCCTTCGAAGGCAGTGTGGAGATAACCGATAATGTGGTTCTAGTCCTTTGCAAAAACTCGCTAGGTTCTGAGATCTACAAAAACGTCCATGCTGTGGTGACTCCTCGGGACCTCCCCCCGCGAAAAAAGCAACTTCCTCAAACCTCAAACTTCACCGGTGTTGTCTTAGTGGGAATCGACAGTATTTCGAAACTGAATCTAGTTCGTACGATGCCAAAAACGTACACTTTCTTAGAAGGGCACGATTTTCTAAATCTGAGAGGATACACCAAAATCGACGACAATACTTTTCCCAATTTGATGGCCATTTTGACGGGGAAACGGTGGGAAGAAGTGTACAAACACTGCGCCCCCGATAAGAATACGATGAATAACTGTGATATAATATGGGATAAATTTAACGATTTAGGATTTATAACGGCCTATGTTGAGGATATGACAGAGATTGGAAcgtttaattacaataataggTTAGGGTTCGGGGCTCCACCGACCGACTTTTATTTCCGACATTACATGATAGCCAGTGAACGGTTGCCTTCAATTCGGAGGTCCCACACATGTTCCGGACCGGAAAACACCGGTGAGAGAATAATGAATCTAGCCAAAGACTTTCTAACTATTAAACACTACCCGAAATTCGGACTGTTTTGGATGAACAGCTTCAGTCACGACAACATAAACTTGCCTTCCTCAATGGACGAGAAAATAGTCTCTTTCCTAAAAGACATTTACGATCGCTTGGATAACACCATCCTCGTGTTCTTCAGCGATCACGGCTTCAGGTTCGGAGACATCCGCAACACTCACACCGGATGGCTGGAGGAACGCCTTCCCTTCATCTATCTCCACTTCCCCCCAACTTTCAAGCAACAGTATTCCAAGGAGTACCTAAACTTCCTCATTAATACCAAACGTCTCACTACCCCCTTCGACCTCCACATGACTCTCCAAGACGTTCTGCTTCTCGCGAATCAAAGTTACAAAGTGCGTCCTAGTCAGGCTTGCCCCAAATGCCACTCCTTGTTCCAAGAAATTCAAGAGTCTCGCACTTGCGAAGACGCTGCTATTGATCAACACTGGTGCGTATGCAAGGGTCACGCTTACATTAACCCCTTGACCCCGATCGTACAAAAGGCCGCCGATTTTATGGTCGGGAAAATAAACGCGATTGTGAGATCAGGCGATGGAGGCAACTTATGTGCACActattatttgaaaaaggtcACTTCGTCGGGACTGTCCGACGAGTACCAGAATGAGGCGAACCAGAGTGTGAGTTTTCTCCTGATTATGATCGAGACAAGGCCACCGGCCAAGTTTGAGGCCACGATCGAAATTGGGGCAAAGGGTAACAAGCCGGATTTTCGTTTGTTAGGTGATATTAGTCGTACAAATAGGTATGGAGACAATAGCAAATGCATCAAGAATTGGTTGCAGAAATATTGCTACTGTGATGGACTATTCACTTCAATTAAAAGTGCCATATGTCATTTTTTgaattgtatttaa
- the LOC664132 gene encoding uncharacterized protein LOC664132 isoform X3, translating to MGATLKHQPARIEWPMRKNGGARKCLLLCMVLTLIIMFFYYTQFSIHAFDEEFVLNYSRTKLWGEERYLINTSKCRIRNIDPFNEEVKKYYHRENYVPCSNKELLSYVEITDSLTTLHINQSLVTAYSVLKISCCYSSINRIVQKNRSDDGISVSECVPFEGSVEITDNVVLVLCKNSLGSEIYKNVHAVVTPRDLPPRKKQLPQTSNFTGVVLVGIDSISKLNLVRTMPKTYTFLEGHDFLNLRGYTKIDDNTFPNLMAILTGKRWEEVYKHCAPDKNTMNNCDIIWDKFNDLGFITAYVEDMTEIGTFNYNNRLGFGAPPTDFYFRHYMIASERLPSIRRSHTCSGPENTGERIMNLAKDFLTIKHYPKFGLFWMNSFSHDNINLPSSMDEKIVSFLKDIYDRLDNTILVFFSDHGFRFGDIRNTHTGWLEERLPFIYLHFPPTFKQQYSKEYLNFLINTKRLTTPFDLHMTLQDVLLLANQSYKVRPSQACPKCHSLFQEIQESRTCEDAAIDQHWCVCKGHAYINPLTPIVQKAADFMVGKINAIVRSGDGGNLCAHYYLKKVTSSGLSDEYQNEANQSVSFLLIMIETRPPAKFEATIEIGAKGNKPDFRLLGDISRTNRYGDNSKCIKNWLQKYCYCDGLFTSIKSAICHFLNCI from the exons ATGGGAGCAACGCTCAAACATCAACCTGCTCGAATT GAATGGCCTATGAGAAAAAACGGAGGAGCGCGGAAATGCCTACTTTTGTGTATGGTtctaactttaataattatgtttttttattacaccCAGTTTAGTATTCACGCCTTTGATGAAGAATTTGTACTAAATT ATTCCCGAACCAAACTATGGGGAGAGGAAAGATACTTAATAAACACCTCAAAGTGTCGAATTCGGAACATTGATCCTTTTAATGAGGAAGTAAAGAAGTATTACCATCGCGAAAACTATGTTCCTTGTTCCAATAAAGAACTGTTATCTTACGTTGAAATAACGGACTCTCTCACTACTTTGCATATAAACCAAAGCTTGGTAACAGCATACAGTGTTCTCAAGATTTCGTGTTGTTACTCTTCTATTAATCGAATCGTTCAAAAGAACAGGTCCGACGATGGGATTAG CGTTTCAGAATGCGTTCCCTTCGAAGGCAGTGTGGAGATAACCGATAATGTGGTTCTAGTCCTTTGCAAAAACTCGCTAGGTTCTGAGATCTACAAAAACGTCCATGCTGTGGTGACTCCTCGGGACCTCCCCCCGCGAAAAAAGCAACTTCCTCAAACCTCAAACTTCACCGGTGTTGTCTTAGTGGGAATCGACAGTATTTCGAAACTGAATCTAGTTCGTACGATGCCAAAAACGTACACTTTCTTAGAAGGGCACGATTTTCTAAATCTGAGAGGATACACCAAAATCGACGACAATACTTTTCCCAATTTGATGGCCATTTTGACGGGGAAACGGTGGGAAGAAGTGTACAAACACTGCGCCCCCGATAAGAATACGATGAATAACTGTGATATAATATGGGATAAATTTAACGATTTAGGATTTATAACGGCCTATGTTGAGGATATGACAGAGATTGGAAcgtttaattacaataataggTTAGGGTTCGGGGCTCCACCGACCGACTTTTATTTCCGACATTACATGATAGCCAGTGAACGGTTGCCTTCAATTCGGAGGTCCCACACATGTTCCGGACCGGAAAACACCGGTGAGAGAATAATGAATCTAGCCAAAGACTTTCTAACTATTAAACACTACCCGAAATTCGGACTGTTTTGGATGAACAGCTTCAGTCACGACAACATAAACTTGCCTTCCTCAATGGACGAGAAAATAGTCTCTTTCCTAAAAGACATTTACGATCGCTTGGATAACACCATCCTCGTGTTCTTCAGCGATCACGGCTTCAGGTTCGGAGACATCCGCAACACTCACACCGGATGGCTGGAGGAACGCCTTCCCTTCATCTATCTCCACTTCCCCCCAACTTTCAAGCAACAGTATTCCAAGGAGTACCTAAACTTCCTCATTAATACCAAACGTCTCACTACCCCCTTCGACCTCCACATGACTCTCCAAGACGTTCTGCTTCTCGCGAATCAAAGTTACAAAGTGCGTCCTAGTCAGGCTTGCCCCAAATGCCACTCCTTGTTCCAAGAAATTCAAGAGTCTCGCACTTGCGAAGACGCTGCTATTGATCAACACTGGTGCGTATGCAAGGGTCACGCTTACATTAACCCCTTGACCCCGATCGTACAAAAGGCCGCCGATTTTATGGTCGGGAAAATAAACGCGATTGTGAGATCAGGCGATGGAGGCAACTTATGTGCACActattatttgaaaaaggtcACTTCGTCGGGACTGTCCGACGAGTACCAGAATGAGGCGAACCAGAGTGTGAGTTTTCTCCTGATTATGATCGAGACAAGGCCACCGGCCAAGTTTGAGGCCACGATCGAAATTGGGGCAAAGGGTAACAAGCCGGATTTTCGTTTGTTAGGTGATATTAGTCGTACAAATAGGTATGGAGACAATAGCAAATGCATCAAGAATTGGTTGCAGAAATATTGCTACTGTGATGGACTATTCACTTCAATTAAAAGTGCCATATGTCATTTTTTgaattgtatttaa